Sequence from the Pontibacter pudoricolor genome:
AGAAAGACTCTCTCAAGGTAAAGCGATTATCATTCTGGGTGAGAAATACGCTTATCAACATTACGTTACCTTGTTTGGGTTTAATAAGCAAAAGCAGGAATATTATATATACGATAGCTGGTGTCCGGAGGGAACGAAAGGCTTAGTCGTTGATGAGAATGGTTCATTACCTGGTAACCTCACACTTAATTCTCAAGAATTGCTAACCTTCTGGGGAAAAGGAGGCATGTATAGTTTCTATGAATGGTACGCTTTAGTAGCAAGTAAATAGATTCATGAGTGATAGACAAAAAAGCGTCCTGGGAAGCATTCGAAAAAGATGGCTTAGAAAATAGAAACTAACACCAACAAGAACTACAGATCATGTCTGCCCTTTTGGAATAACCACAGCATAAAACAAAGAAGCTGCACTGCATAAAACAGTGCAGTTTCTTTGTTTTATGGTTGCAGGTGGCCTTCATTTCAAACACTGCCTTCTATAGTTTGCTACCTGCTTGTTAAATGGCTGAAATTAAAATATTTAAAACCTATTTCAGTTATTTGCATATATTTGGGAGATACCAAAAACTTAAAAACTATGAAAAATTACAAAGCTATTTTTGCATTTCTGTTACTGTTGCTACCGTTTATGTATGCCTGCCAGCAGGGCACAGATGTAGTGGAATCGGGTACGTACCAGGGTACTGTTGATGAAGTAGAACCAGCAAAAACCGAGATCTATGTTAAGACGGCTGACAACAAACGCCTGGAACTATACTTTAACGAAAACACGACGCTAACCAGAAACGGCGAAACGGTACAGTTCGATCAATTGCAGAAAGGCCAGAAGGTAGAGGTAGAAGTTAATAAAGTTGGTCAGCGTTTAGAACCGGTTGCCGTTCGTATCCTGGAGTAACATGATCGATCAAAACTTCTGGCGAACTGAGATCTGGCATCCGCTTTCGGTACATTTTCCGGTCGCTATTTTATTACTGGCTACTATCGTAAAGGTAGTAGCCATACTTTTGCGTGAGCAGCAACAGGGTTTCTGGCAAAGAGCCGGTGCCTATCTGCTTTATATTGGCTTTCTGGCTGCCTGGGTTAGCGTGTATACCGGTAGCCTGGCAGAAGGTATAGTAGCCCGCAAACTATGTGACCCTACCATCTTAAAAGATCACGAGATAGCCGCCTTTAACTTAGCCTACATTTTTACAGGAGCCACAGCTCTTGAATTAGCCTTACGTTTTGAGTTGATAAAATTTAAGACAGGTTTGCTGCAGCTTATAGTTGTGTTGCTGATGCTGGCAGGTTCAGGTTTCCTGGTTTATGTAGGGCATACCGGTGCAACGGTCGTTTACCAGCAGGCTGGTGGTGTAAACATTCCGGCTGCAGACTGCGCTGGTTTCTGATCATCCTTAATTAAGTGATGCCGTAGCCTGCAAGTCAACTATAGTTTAGTTAATGGCTGCAGTTGAAGCTACTGCTGAACTGGCCTTACCGCGTGAGCCCAGGTATATACGGTAAGTCAGTAACACGGCTTCTATGCCAACTATAGCCAACAGGGCATTTCGCATCTGCGTATGCAGATCACCAAAGGTCAGTAAGATCATAGCAACAAAAGGAAGGACTATAAGTGCCATATCCAGTTTGGTGAGCAGGCCAGAACGAACTATAGTTACAGCAAAACTTATAAATGTCAGTAATGCCGCCAGGTTGGTTAGCGTATAGCTCATAGAAGTCATCAGTAAGGTAAGCACACAAAATCCGATCCCCATCCAACTATAGTTATCCTGGCCTATCGTATCAGTAATGGCAGGTGTGGTTTTATGCTCTCTAGCAGGTTGCAGCAGGAACATGAACTTACGGTATTCCAAGCCAAGCAACATAAGGTTAAGCAACAGGAAAACAGCATTTACATAGGGTGTGCCCTGCCAATCCATTGATACGGTAACGGCCAGTATGGCAATATTCATGGGCACCAGCATGACAGCACCCAGCAAACTATAGCGTTGCGATAAAAGCAGCGTTCCGCAAATTACCTGGCTAATAGCCACCACTTTGGCAAACAGTCCTAACCCATGTTTCGCCAGTGCTTCCTCCAGCCACGGTGGCCCGATCAGTTGGCCGAAGTTGCCGTGCGTTAGTTTACAGATGCCAGCCGAGAAAAAGATATATCCCAGGAACAGGCGGATAAGCAGCATAAGCAGGTACTGGTTCTTTAACATAGTTTTGGTAGGTAGCGAAGTGGCACATGAGTTATTATACCTGTAAATAAAAAACATCGTCTCATTTTAGAAAATGAATTATACTAACAGGTTGGTTTTCACTACAAAGCGCCGGATTTTACAGCTGATTATTTCGGGGATTGAGCTGAATATAAGCGGTTTATACTTAGTGGTGAACTGAGGGAAGCGCCGGAATAGAAGGGATTAAACCTGATGCTTCAGGGTAAACTATAAAAAAGAAAGCCGCTCTTCAGCAGGAGAGAGCGGCTTAGCATGTAGTAAAAAGCAGTCTGTTTCTTTGGCTGACTATAAGGCATATGGTTTAAAACTGTAATACAGGCAATTTTTACTTCTTTTCCTGCCGTTGTTGGTGTTTTCACCAACAACTATACTTTTACCAACAAGTACTTGCTGGCGAAAACACGCAGCAAGGGCATCTTGCATCGATTTCCCGAAAACTCTAAACAGGTTCATGGTTTAAACTATAGTACAGGCAATTTTTACTTCTTTTTATAGATCTCAACGCCATGCTGGTTAGCGCTTGTTCTCCAGCCCCTGTGCATGCGTTCGCTGTTAAAAACGAGTGTAATGTTACCCTGCGCATCAACGCCT
This genomic interval carries:
- a CDS encoding DoxX family membrane protein, with protein sequence MLKNQYLLMLLIRLFLGYIFFSAGICKLTHGNFGQLIGPPWLEEALAKHGLGLFAKVVAISQVICGTLLLSQRYSLLGAVMLVPMNIAILAVTVSMDWQGTPYVNAVFLLLNLMLLGLEYRKFMFLLQPAREHKTTPAITDTIGQDNYSWMGIGFCVLTLLMTSMSYTLTNLAALLTFISFAVTIVRSGLLTKLDMALIVLPFVAMILLTFGDLHTQMRNALLAIVGIEAVLLTYRIYLGSRGKASSAVASTAAIN
- a CDS encoding DUF2231 domain-containing protein, which translates into the protein MIDQNFWRTEIWHPLSVHFPVAILLLATIVKVVAILLREQQQGFWQRAGAYLLYIGFLAAWVSVYTGSLAEGIVARKLCDPTILKDHEIAAFNLAYIFTGATALELALRFELIKFKTGLLQLIVVLLMLAGSGFLVYVGHTGATVVYQQAGGVNIPAADCAGF